Proteins from a genomic interval of Helicoverpa zea isolate HzStark_Cry1AcR chromosome 13, ilHelZeax1.1, whole genome shotgun sequence:
- the LOC124635803 gene encoding uncharacterized protein LOC124635803 gives MENKKRERSANFDSAEIQLLINLVAKFKNIVENKKTDAVTNKDKEAAWRQIEENFNSCGVSTNARSWKTLKLKYEGIKKNTKKKSSLQRQEMYKTGGGPSKAPEFSEIDEKVLSICSNITGLEPRHDSDTISKSTPLEEVEDSNIIFEIEEIPENSFQPHPVVDLAIGEIVEDNQKENNWDKWHPKALKSRVSNVLKPNVSKASVTAKLDKLSEARLELVQLQMKTAKLEHQFMEEEHKLKMLHLANDERRKEELHSLQLKQNGCNCGAVPNTMT, from the exons atggaaaacaaAAAACGAGAGCGCTCAGCCAATTTTGATTCTGCTGAAATTCAGCTCCTAATTAATTTAGtggcaaaatttaaaaatattgttgaaaataaaaaaactgatgcCGTTACTAATAAGGATAAGGAGGCAGCCTGGAGGCAAATAGAAGAGAATTTTAACTCCTGTGGAGTGTCCACAAATGCCCGATCGTGGAAGACCCTCAAATTGAAATACGagggtataaaaaaaaacacaaaaaagaaatCTTCTCTGCAAAGGCAAGAGATGTACAAAACTGGAGGAGGGCCTTCAAAAGCTCCAGAATTCAGTGAAATCGATGAAAAGGTGCTTAGCATCTGCTCGAACATAACAGGACTTGAGCCACGTCACGACAGTGACACTATTTCAA aatctACTCCTCTGGAAGAAGTTGAagatagtaatattatttttgaaatagaagAAATACCAGAAAATTCATTCCAACCCCATCCAGTAGTTGATTTGGCCATCGGGGAAATTGTTGAGGACAATCAAAAAG AAAATAATTGGGACAAATGGCACCCAAAGGCTTTAAAATCAAGGGTGTCCAATGTATTAAAACCAAATGTCTCCAAAGCTAGTGTCACCGCCAAACTAGACAAATTAAGCGAAGCTCGACTGGAGCTAGTACAGCTCCAAATGAAGACTGCCAAACTTGAGCACCAGTTTATGGAGGAGGAGCATAAACtgaaaatgttgcatttagcTAATGATGAGAGAAGAAAAGAAGAATTACACTCattacaattaaaacaaaatgggTGTAATTGTGGAGCAGTTCCAAATACCATGACTTAg
- the LOC124635802 gene encoding putative nuclease HARBI1, with product MDIFDNIDDLAIEEETIINEYINPPERKERIIRPRPDHFRIWDSKEFHRRFRLRKESVQYLLSLIENKIKHQTERNQCISPMLQLLIALRFYATGSFYITVGDFGGIHSSTMCRIIKKVTEAIASLRTIFINLPRSDEDIRSTQLEFYKIARFPRVVSAIDGTHIRIQSPGGNTAEEFRNRKGFFSFNVQAMCSADLMFQDIVARWPGSTHDCMIFANSHVKYHFENGEFGNGIILGDSGYELTNYLLTPFQNPDTPTKTLYNESQIRTRNVIERCFGVWKRRFPVLSIGLRCRLPLAQDVIVACAVLHNLARSKNEEEPPVDPELHIPPQPIFPPAIADFTGDERCHTRNLILINYFHALPTE from the exons atggATATTTTCGATAATATTGATGACTTGGCTATCGAAGAAGAGactataataaatgaatatataaatccacccgaaagaaaagaaagaataatCCGCCCAAGGCCTGATCACTTTAGGATTTGGGATTCAAAAGAATTTCATCGCAGATTCAGACTTCGGAAAGAGTCGGTGCAATATTTACTTTccctaattgaaaataaaatcaagcaCCAAACAGAAAG aaatcaGTGTATTTCACCCATGTTGCAGTTATTAATTGCACTGCGATTTTATGCCACTGGAAGTTTTTACATAACTGTTGGTGATTTTGGTGGTATTCATAGTTCCACTATGTGCcgtattattaaaaaagttactGAAGCTATAGCATCTTTAAGAACAATATTCATAAACTTGCCAAGAAGTGACGAAGACATCAGAAGCACTCAActagaattttataaaatagccaGATTCCCTAGAGTAGTATCGGCTATAGATGGCACCCATATTAGGATTCAGTCGCCTGGTGGTAACACTGCAGAAGAATTCAGGAATAGAAAAGGATTCTTTTCGTTTAATGTTCAAGCAATGTGTTCAGCAGACTTGATGTTTCAAGATATAGTTGCACGTTGGCCTGGCTCTACCCATGATTGCATGATATTTGCCAATTCACATGTGAAATACCACTTTGAGAATGGTGAATTTGGCAATGGAATTATACTTGGAGATAGTGGTTATGAACTAACTAATTACCTACTCACTCCTTTTCAAAATCCAGACACACCAACTAAGACTTTATATAATGAATCACAAATTCGAACACGGAATGTTATTGAAAGGTGCTTTGGAGTTTGGAAAAGACGGTTTCCAGTCCTAAGTATAGGATTAAGGTGTAGGCTGCCGCTTGCACAAGATGTGATTGTAGCCTGTGCTGTACTACACAACTTGGCAAGATCAAAAAATGAGGAGGAACCTCCAGTGGACCCAGAATTGCATATTCCACCACAGCCTATATTTCCACCCGCTATAGCCGATTTTACTGGTGATGAAAGGTGCCATACTAGGAACTtaatcttaataaattattttcatgccTTACCTACTGAATAA